TCTTGGCCTTAGATCCTTCCAAAGCCGACGCGTGAGAGGGAATGGCCAGTGCTGCCAATTCCGGGCAGGAGCAGCCGGGTGGGAGCCTCACACGAGCCATCACATCCCTGTCTGGGGTCAGGCActtaaaaaaggaatgaaagaattGCCAGGATTCTCCGCTGTGGAAAAGACAGCTTATCTGCTTCCTAAGTTACAGCTGGATCTGATGGCGGATGACTCAGACACGTAAGGAGAGACTTTTGGATAGGGAAATctacctttttctcctttttagaTCACAAGCAAGCTGGTACTTAAAAGGCTGCTGTTTTGCTATTGATGTACTGGTGTGATTCACGTAAAAGCTATTTATTTACATCAGAGACGTTCATCAAAAGAAGATGTGACAAGTACAGCATGAATGATTCGTTCTCATCTCTCTGCACTGCTTTCCTGTTAATCAAGAAACAGTCAGATGCATCCAGCTGGGCTCCGCTCCCTTATCGCCTTCCGTGTCATCTTCCTCCCCCAAGCCTGTTCAGCCCGGCTCCCGGCGTCCCAGCTCCGCAGCACGCTCTCGCTGACTATCGATGATGCTGCTGGGCGGTGGAAGTCATGATGCTTGGTTTTCCATGAAGGAGAAGGGGCTGCAGCTATGCTCAACTCCCTGCGCAGGGTGTATTTTTCCTGGGGGGGAGAGGATGGAGGAACAGGCCTTCGACCCTTGGACTTTATTCCAAGATTGCAGATTCTAGACTCCAGGGCCGTGCTTCCCCCGTTAGGAATATTTGGTGTTTGAAATCTTCTTCCAGAGCAAGGTCTTGAGGTTGTTCAGCACAAGGGAGTGGTGGACTTCCATCTGGCTGGCCAGGCCACTGAGGGTCATGCAAGTTCGGagctgtttctgcagctcttctttCAGCTCCAGCGGTGCTCCGTACAGCAGGTAGTCCTGCAGCAACCCGCAGACCTTTGCCAGGTTGGGCTGCACCACGTCGCTTTTGCACTGCTTCATGAGTTTGTCGCACGTCGCCATACAGTCCTTCCCGTAGGTGCAGTCCACGTTCTGCTCACAGTGACGTCCCTTGAGGAAACCTCTGATTGTCATCTCCGTTGCCACCTTCCTCAGGTTGACCATTTTGAAGTCGTACTTGTCATTGTAGCCTACGTTCTTAAAGCTGGTCTCGCAGATGTAGAAGTTCCCGTAGGTCCCGTGGAATATCTCCTCCACGAACTCCAGAAGGCCGATGGCGATCTTTGCCCGCCGGGGCCACGCTGGTGCAAACCACTGGTGGATGATTTGGTGGATGACTGAAGGCAGCAGCGactggaggaagggggggacgtCCACTCCGTAGAGGGAGGTGTGGGGGATCTTCTCAGTGACGTAGAGGTCCCCGCAGTGCCCCAGCAGCTTGGAAGTGTGCTCTTTCTCATGCAAGGAGAGCATGAGAAGAAACTCATTGAGCTGAAGTAGCGCCCAGATGGATTTGGCCTCCGCTAAAGACACTTTCCCATCCCGGTTCACATCTGCCATGGCGATGATCCGGCTCACCAAGGCTGCAAGAGAAGGCTGATCTCCCAGGTTGGACTGTGAACAGAACAAGAAGCGGCATCAGACCCTCACAGCTCTCTGTGTTCGGGCTTCGTATCGCGAGACTGGACCGGGGAAGCAAAGAACTGAgtttgggagaggaggaaacagCCGCCGTGCTCGAGCAAATTCGGTGCCGTACCATCGTAGATGGTAAGCAGTCCTGCCTGGCGCCCAGCAGCTGATGGAGCGTGGGCCAGAGGAGCTCTCATTTCAGGGGAAGGAAAGACATGTCTAGCCTCTCTGAATCACAAGTGGCATCCCAGGCCCGCAAGATCCCGGGGGGACCCTCCGCACTGACCTTTAGGAAGTTCAGGAGCATTTCTTTGAACTCATCCATTGACGTCCCTCGTGTCGGTTTGTCAAAGAGGACCACGTCCCTCCTGGGCACAGAGTCGGGGTGGCTGTCTGCCTTCAAGGCTTCTTCGATGCCACATTTGATGAtcacctccctctccctccagaGCCCACTGTAAACCTACAGCAAAGGAGAGGGGACGGGAGGAAAGCAACAGCAAGTGCAGGGAACCGGTTTCTGGTTCGGTTCGGGTACCAGGgctggggtgaggagcagacATGCGGGTGGGTGGAGGAGGACATTTCCCAGGTTTGACGCTTGCCCCCATCCCCGGCCGTGCCCCGGCGGGGCAGAGACCTACCtgctgggtgggagaggaggagaggcagcgCTGGAAGAGGAGGCTGCGCTCCTCACACAGGTCTTTGCACGTGGAGCCAGAAATTATTCCCTTCTTGTACTGGTcgcactggggaggggaaggcagagagaggagctcAGCGGGGGCAGTTCCATTTGCCTGAAGAAGTCCGACAGATCCGGGCTCAGTCCCACGGCTTGTGGTCTGGGGCACCCCAAGGACATGAGGTGGGGGCATGCAAAACCCCCGGCCTCCCGCGCTGCCGCCAGCCCCACGTCCGTCACCTGCCGTGCCCAAACTCCTCATCCCCgctcctgcagcaggactggggcCAGCACTTTGGTTTTTCAATTTACCACGTGTACCTTACAGCATTATCACTATCGTCGTGTTCCCGGTGAGCCTGTTCCCTCTGAATTCACGCGAGTGTCTCATACAAGAGAAAAACACCCCTTAAAAGAGGCGCATCTGATTGCAAAGCCACACCGGCTCTTTGGAGGCAAGAACGGTATCTCCACTTGCCAAcaatctctttctttcctgggaTTCTGAGGTTCTCGAGCACAGAGGGGCTGCTTGGGGTCACCACCCCAGCGTCACTTTGGCCTTGGATTTGGCAGCCCTGGAGGTGCCACCAGCCAGAGGGTAACCCAGCCGTGCCGGCACGGCGCGCAGGTGGCTTTGGGCGATGTCTGCATCTTGGCAGCCGTTTCAGGCAGTTCAGGGTgtctgggagggaagggagcgCCTTGTGCTCAGACTTTCATCGGGGAGATGCAGTGCCAGTTACTCAGAGCGCGGCCCCTTCCAGCACCCCCAAACTCCCCACTCTCTCTCTTCCAAAGAAATCCCAGCCCAAAATCTTTTCTGCTCAAAGATTTCTACTGTCCCTAGAGCAAGGACTTTAATGGGGGAGACACAGGGGGAGGAGTGTGTAGGCATacctggggctgagccccggccgaacaggcagcagctgtgggcagagctcccggctgcaggcagggcccgTGGGGGCCGCTCGGGGTCTGGGGCAAGGTGacccctgtgccgctggagggACCGCAGGGGATTTGCTCCTGGGTGCTCCTGCTGCGAGTCCAGGGGGTTAGAGGAGCTTccagggctggaggagagggcagCGTGGAGCTGGGCGAGGATGAGGATGCACGGGCTCGGGCTGCTCAGCAGCGCCTGCTGTGCAACGGGCTGGCTCCAGCCCAGGCGGTGGTGGGGACAGAGACAGACGGTGGCTCTGATCCGCAAGCTGGGCAGCTTGGTCGGGAGCTGGAAGCATCCCCgggcaggagaggcagcagctctgcagcttcaCAGCGAGGGCACAACACCCTCAGGGCTGGAaacaggagctgcagaaatTCACTGcatcttttccctctttttttttttttttccccaacgTGGATGGGAATTAACCCGTGGACCTGCTCACAGGGGACACGGCCAGACACAGCGCCTTAAACCCCGAGCTCAGAGCAGGAATTAGTGCCTGAAACCCCGTGGTCAGAGTCATgcagaaaatcaaattaaacGATCGTCGCTGTTGTTATGGCAATTCCTGCCTCCCTTCTCTGCTGAAGGATTGATGAACGAGGCGTTTTCAGCCAGAGCCTGGTGTCCCACTCCTCGCGTGGGCTGGGCAGGCGACctgcccccctgccatggggtaCACGCAGCAGTCCTGGGGGAGCCCCGCTTGGCTGCCAGTCCTGGGGATGCTGTGGGGAGCAGGCTGCACCCCACTGCAAATATCAGGCAGGGGCAAAATGCACCAAGCCAAGCTCCCACGAAGGCTCTGCTCTTTGTGCAGCCTGGTGCTTTCTTTAGGGCATGCCAGCAGTTACACAGAGGTATCCATGGACTGGCTGCTCCCCTTTTTTCTCTGCCACTGCAGAGCTCGGGGGGGGCTGGCACCATGCTCTCCCTGCCCTCATATCCTGCTCACCGCCCTGACTTCATCTCCACAAACATTAATCTGCCCGTGTCTGCCTGGCCTGCCCTGGCCTGCTTCCCTCCGACATCTCATTAAATTGTTCCGCCGTCGCCCTGGCAGGATAAGGTCACCTCTCCCTCTCTGAGCTCTGCGTGATGCCGGGGAcggtgctggggaagcagctgCCGGGAGGGCTCCTTGGCTCAGCTCTTGTGCAGGATGctgccccggcgctgcccgcccggcTGCAAAGCACCGCACGGGGGCTGGAAATGGGGGTCCCGCAGCCCCGctcaccccagcaccccaaaccGGGACCACCGCGGCTGCGGGGGCTGCTGGCCGCCACTCACGATTATCATCCGGCAGACGTGGCCGCGGCAGAGCTCGGAGTAGGACGAGTAATGCATGTACGCCACCCAGCTGCCCACGAAGATGCCCAGCCACACCACCAGCAGGTATTTCACTTTGATGCCTGGGAGGCGactctggaaggaaaagaaaatgctggtgAAGGCCAGGGCTCTGCACAGGTCAGCGGTGGCTGGACAAGGACGACTTCTTCTATACAAACCAACCCAGCATTGGTGAAACATTCAgccttttttatatatatattcaccAACCTATTATGCAACTCCTGCTGCAAGTAGGTCACTTAAAATTCCctaaaagca
This genomic stretch from Balearica regulorum gibbericeps isolate bBalReg1 chromosome 20, bBalReg1.pri, whole genome shotgun sequence harbors:
- the DIPK1B gene encoding divergent protein kinase domain 1B isoform X1, which produces MRRIRRLVHLVLFCPLSKGLQSRLPGIKVKYLLVVWLGIFVGSWVAYMHYSSYSELCRGHVCRMIICDQYKKGIISGSTCKDLCEERSLLFQRCLSSSPTQQVYSGLWREREVIIKCGIEEALKADSHPDSVPRRDVVLFDKPTRGTSMDEFKEMLLNFLKSNLGDQPSLAALVSRIIAMADVNRDGKVSLAEAKSIWALLQLNEFLLMLSLHEKEHTSKLLGHCGDLYVTEKIPHTSLYGVDVPPFLQSLLPSVIHQIIHQWFAPAWPRRAKIAIGLLEFVEEIFHGTYGNFYICETSFKNVGYNDKYDFKMVNLRKVATEMTIRGFLKGRHCEQNVDCTYGKDCMATCDKLMKQCKSDVVQPNLAKVCGLLQDYLLYGAPLELKEELQKQLRTCMTLSGLASQMEVHHSLVLNNLKTLLWKKISNTKYS
- the DIPK1B gene encoding divergent protein kinase domain 1B isoform X2, translating into MRRIRRLVHLVLFCPLSKGLQCDQYKKGIISGSTCKDLCEERSLLFQRCLSSSPTQQVYSGLWREREVIIKCGIEEALKADSHPDSVPRRDVVLFDKPTRGTSMDEFKEMLLNFLKSNLGDQPSLAALVSRIIAMADVNRDGKVSLAEAKSIWALLQLNEFLLMLSLHEKEHTSKLLGHCGDLYVTEKIPHTSLYGVDVPPFLQSLLPSVIHQIIHQWFAPAWPRRAKIAIGLLEFVEEIFHGTYGNFYICETSFKNVGYNDKYDFKMVNLRKVATEMTIRGFLKGRHCEQNVDCTYGKDCMATCDKLMKQCKSDVVQPNLAKVCGLLQDYLLYGAPLELKEELQKQLRTCMTLSGLASQMEVHHSLVLNNLKTLLWKKISNTKYS